Genomic segment of Sutcliffiella horikoshii:
AACATTAACGGTGATTTGAATAATGGTTCTGTTTCTATGAAAGTAACTTATGGTGACATAAAGTTTATATTCACAGGAGATTCAGAAGCAAAGAGAGAAAGAGAAATGTTAAATCGCGGATTTGATTTGTCAGCTAATATACTCCAACTTGGTCATCATGGTTCTGAAACATCAACGGTTCAGGAGTTTTTGAAAGCGGTGAATCCAGAGGTTGGAATTTATAGTAGCGGAAGCGGAAATCAGTACAACCACCCTTCTGAGAGTGTGATTTCAAGAGTATTGGACTATGGTACTGAAGTATATGGGACTGATGTGCATGGAACTATAGTGGTAGAAACAGACGGTTCAGCTTATCAGATCAAAACAAATAAAGACGGTACAATCTTCCCTCCTTCTACTGGGAGCGGAAATACAACTGAAACGGAAGAACCTAAAGAGACTTCTGTTGAAGAGCCCAAGGAAGAATCCCCTCCACTATCATCAGCAGGGTGTGTAGATATAAACCACGCTAGTATTGAAGAAGTACAAGAAATTATTCATATCGGTCCAGCACGCGCAGAGGACCTCATAGAGCTTCGACCTTACAGCTCTATAGAAGATTTAACAAAGATTAAGGGTATTGGTCCAGCAAGGATTAAAGACATGCAGGAACAAGGATTAGCTTGCGTAGGAGAGTGATAGAATTGTTAGGTTACATAGACAGAATAGAGGATAATAAACATGCAGTAATAATTGTAGAGACAGAGAGCAAGCAGTTTGTAGTTGATGCTGACACGCTTCCTACAGGTGTAACTGAAGGGAAATGGATTGATTTTAAACTGAATCAATACGGCGAGGTTAGCGAGATAACATTAAATAAAAGTAAACAGAATAAGATGACAACTGAAGTAAATAATGTCATGAATCAACTTCGTAGTAAGAAAAAAGAGAGTAAGTTCAAAAGAAAGTGAGGGATCCCCTTACTTTCTTTTTTTATAAAGTTATTCTAATTACCCCGTCTTCTCCACTCTTATACTTGGGTATATTCTTCTTTCTCGCTTCTCTCTGGATTAAACATTTTACCCACCCTGAAAAATTATCTTGTTGTTGAGCGAATCGGTAGCTGCTCTTTTCTTCTGGAATATCTAAGTTGAATTTAATAGTTTTCACCTTTGAATTGGCCATGAGAAAAACCTCCTTACATACTTAGAAACATTGTATGCAAGAAGGTTAAAGAACATGTTATTAGGCTTGTTGTTTTACTCTATAACGTCTATGGTTTACTACTGTATAATTCGTCTCATAATCAAGGGTCCTAGCATCCTCTTTGGAAATTTCTACAATAACAGAATTGGGATTTATAATAGATACTCTTCCATTGAATTCTTGGTCCCCTCTAGAAAATGTAACGAGCTCTCCAAGTTTTGCTTTACGCATAAATTTCCTCTCCCCTTTGAATACTTTTTTCTTTCTGTATTAGGAGAATTAATTCATCCAATTCTTTAGATACCTTTAGTGTATTAGCATTTTGCATACCATATTTCTTGGCTGTATTCAGTAATTCTAGCCTTTTATCTTCTAGTTTAGAAAACATTATACATCACCTCTATTATTATATTTTCACGAAAAAAAACCCAAAAATAAAGGCTGTAAAAGCCAATATCAGTGGGTTTCTCCCATACGCATTATTGTTACCTTTATTATACAATATATGTTAGATTTGTAAAAGCCTTAATTGCTTTTCTTGAAATTTTTCTAGTTTCAATAAACTTGAAAGGTTTTGAGCAATTATTGAAATCGTGCTCATTTCTGAAGGAGCATTTACTCTTTCGCCGGTCTCAACATTATAAATTTTCCTTTGTTTCTCAGATTTCCTAGCATTAAGGTAGGCAGTCGTATCCACTGAGAAAGGCATCATGTTCCATAACCATCTATTTGCTAGGCCCAGGCAGTGAAAATTAACTGTTGGAAAAGAACCTAGCACCTGGCTTAATACCCTTTCAGCAACTTTTTTATCTTTAAGCATTAGTGGGATTAATCCCCCAATACAAATTACTTCATGCTCCTCATCAACTAGTGTTTCAATATTTTCTAAGGAGTCATTTATTTGCCAAACTGGCCAGATTGTAGCGCTTGGACATAACTCATTTAGCCTTTTGAAATTCCTCTGTGTTTGGACTGGATCTCCTATAACATCTAAGTTAATAAATGCTTTTATTCGATTATCTTGGTACTCTTTATTAATAAAAGAAGCGTATTCTTCCAATGATATCATTTCTACATCATCATGTTGAAATAGTGAAAGCTGATTATCTTTTTCCATTCTTGTAATCATTTTTTGTTTAGCTCTATAAACCGAGAAAGCTCCACTATCAATAATTACATGAAAATTTTCGTCTAAAATCTTTTTCCAATGTTTATTGCCCCTAATATGAAAATAATTGAGTAGTAAATGCTTACCGCCCAATTTTTTGTATAATTCCCTTATATTAGGGTCTTTTTCCAAGCCGGAAGCAAAGAGCCTCGTACCTAATAGGCTTAAACGGATTTCTTTGGACTCTAACTCTCTTAACATCACTTTACCTTTAAAAATTTCTATCAAAATGCCTAAAAGAGATGATGTAAAATTGCTGTATTTCTCTAAGCTTCTTCTTGTAATTGTTTTACAGTCTATGAAATAGTTAATTGCCTTTCTTATCGCCTTTCTAGATATAGTAAAAGGCGTATTTCCTATTTCTGTACATACAGAGTATTTGTCGTCTCTCACAGCTATTATATAATTCGTTTTTCCTTTAGCTGTAAAAATTATGTTTTGTTTGTTTACTCGTCTTAAAAAGATTCTTTCAATCTGTCGTGCTTTTTGTTCAAACACTGTTTTCACCTCTCTTTAAAATTGAAAAAGCAGGGCTAAAAAATAGCCGCTGCTTTAATGCTTTAATTAACACTCTCTATAAGTCTACGTTTTTCTTCCATTAACTCTTCCACTAAAGCAACATCTACCTCATAGGTTGCTCTGTTAATTGCTCGATTTAAATACTTGAGCTGAGGACGGATTGCTAGATATTTATTAGAACGAGCTAGCTTAAATGTACTCTTACTTAAATCATAGGAAAAACCTAGTAACACTATAGCTAGTTTTGATAGTTTCAATAAAATCACCCTTTCTTTAATTCTCTCTTAAAAAAGCAGGTTACTTATGAACTCCGCTTAAATTAGTAAGTTCTAATGTTCGCAACTTAATCCTTCTTTCCAGTTGCAGCCCTATTCGGAAACAAAGTAATGGTCGATTTTGTTTGTTCAAGGATAATTTCTGTCCAATCATCTATTAACCATCCTTTTTTCTCGAATAGTTCTAATGTTTTTAATGGTAAATCACCATAATTATCGCTATGAAATGAAAAGCTAATTTCACCTTCCTCATCTTCCTCTTGAAGCTGAACCCAATTGCCCGTCTTATCACTAAAAACTTCTTCTAATGCTTCACGAACTTTTACTAGTGATCCTACTAGGAAAAAATCTGCCGCTCTACAATCTAACTCATATAATCTCTTTTCCATCTTTACAACACTCCTCTTTATGTTTAGTAAGCTTTTTCGAATTTCTCAAATGTTTGAAAGATATGATGTGATCAATATGCGACCTGTTAGTACTCTTAAGAGGTAGATCACTCATAATAGCTTTCATTTCATCTATGGATTGCTTTTCCCACTCTTCCAAATATGAAAGGACTTTCTCCTTTTTACACCAGGAAACAGTTAAACTTTCAAATTTGTAGTAGCATTTAGTGCCTTCATCTTTCTTGTAGAAAGCATATTCTTGAATGGCATTTTCTGAGGTGGATACATTCAAAATAAAAAGGGATCCATGTTCAAAATACTGGTGGGGAATCTGAGTATTGCTGACTAATACATTCGCTAGTTCCTCCGCTTGGTTTTTCACTTTTAATAACATTTGACCACTCTCCTAAAAGGTTTTATATATATAAAAAAGACGAAGTAAATTATAGTAATTTAAGTCGCCTTTGATAACGCCTAGCGTTTATTAATATACAATTCTCGAAACGCAAAAAAAGCCCATGAGTAACAAGAACGGTTTTCCGTCTTGACCCATAGGCCCCAATAGTATAGTTAAGTATGCAGCTGACTGTTTTAGTCGCTAAATAAAAAATGAAGATATTGTATAAGTTTATTATAGCAAAAGTGTTCTGACCTTTTCCATAAAAAATAAAATGGATTCTTTGGCATGATTTTAAAAAAAGAGTAATTCTATGGGGTTTTCCCGGCGAATTACTCTTTTAACTATTTTATACTCTTCATTAATAGGATTGCTCCCGTTCAATTGACTCTATTATCTAAAACAAACTAAGCTGAACCAGCTGACTCTCTTCATTCACCTTAGTTTTGTCTAAAACAGGTGATTCATCCTCAACCGGTTTACTAGTGATAGATTCGGGTATATTAAGTGTTTCAACAATCTTATCACTGCTTTTTTTCTGTTGGTTACGTTGGTAGCAAGTACAATACTCTTTTGCTTCTGGATCTTGCTCTTCCCAATAACAATCGCTTTTTCCCATGTTGCATTCAGTGAAATGACCGCAACATGAAAACCCCTTCGCAAACCCAAGTTTAGTAAATCCTGTTCTTTCTTTTGCTCCCATTCTTTCCTCTCCTCCCATCACCATTTACAAGGTAAGTCAAAATCTAATGCAAGTTGATTCTGGCTTTTATCTCGGTTGATAAACTCCTTAAGTGGTACAGACTTCCCTTTAACAAATTTCATAGTGTGACCTAACCTTTTCTCCATCTCCACTAATTCCTCAAATTCACTAGGAAAAGCCTTTGCGATATTGTTCATTTCTGTTGGAGAAAGGAAGATGCAGAACTTGCAGGAACAACGGCTTACATTGTATTTGGTATAACATGGGTGTGGTTCTATATCAGCAAGCTTCATTAGCTTCCAAACCTCATCAGTGCTGAGATGGTGAATCGGACGGTACCAATCTACAAATCTCTTTTTGGTTGGAGCGTTAGCAGCTTTATAAACCTTAAAATTCTGTGTTGCTAATATCTTTGCTCGCCTACTAGACTCATTTGACCTCTCCCCTGATAAGCAAAGGTAATTTCCTGGTCCAAGAGAGCGTACCCACTTAGCATAAGTGTCTCTTTTTTGATAGCTACTGCAGTATAAAGTTGATGGAGACGGCCATTTTCCTCTCTCTTCAATCCTTTGTTTCAACCCCGTATCACTTGCTATAATTGTTAGTTTAACTCCTAGTTTTTTACTACAATACTCTAAATAATGGTCAGTTTCCTCATAGTCAAAATATGCAGGTTGATTTGGATGACCATCGACGCGAAAATGGATGAGCTTTAATCTGTTTGCAGGAACTTTGTATCCATAGATTAAGAGAAGCACCAATGCAATAGAATCTTTACCACCACTCATGCAGCAATGAATATGGTTGTATTGTTCAAAATCCGGCATTTCTCTTGGTAAAGGTATAGCCAATTCCTCTGCGTACTTAATTAGATTTGTTGTCATATTTGATGCCCAACTAGCTATGAAAGTTTCCTCCTTCATTCACTAAAGGGCTGTCCTCCCTTACAATAGTTTAATATTCTAAAGTCAATCATTTCCTTAATGCATGTTCACCTCTTGAATAGACTACAGACCCCTCAAAATGAGCTTCAACAAGATGGTAAACAGGTTTGTTAACCATAAGGTCCACAAACTGTTCTGTCTTGTAAGGATCATAGTAAATAACTCGATTGAATTCTTCTTTTTTATCCTGGTCAGCACTAATGAATGTACCTTTAATCCAGGCATGAACTCGTTTTCTCCGCTCTAAAAGAGTTTTATCTCTCCCAGATTTACTAACAGTACATGTACAATCTTTCAGCTGTACAGTCCTAGCATGAGCAAGTACTTTTTGTGTCTTTGAGCACCTGATAGAAAAGTTGCCAGTATTAAGATTGCGATAAACATGGACAACGTCTCCTGTATTTACTTCTCTCCCCTTGAAAAATTCCATTATTATTCTCCTTCTTCCCATAAATAAAACCGCTCCATCGTCTGATGAATACGGTTAACATAGGGATTTATTATAATCTTACCTATTTGTTCCTAAAGCAGAAAAAACAGTAGATACGCCATTTTTTGAACACAAAAAAGGCCTTTGGACTGATAGGGCAGAAACAATCTGCTTAATCAGATCCAAAGACCTTGTTTATGATATGGGATAGCTGCTGGCTAAAAAGCCGCTTTTATTAGAAAAAGGTAAAATTTATTAATTTAATAATAGCAATTAAGACATGTAATATCAATAGTTTCAGGTAAGTAAAAAAGAAGCAGCACTACTTTTACGAAAGTTTTTCTGCTCCTTTATCCTCAATTTTAGGCATTTTTAATTCCGCCTTATCTAAAAGCTCATGCATCTGATTGGCGTAATAACGCACTTCGTTTTTAGTTAGAGCGTTAATTAATTCTTCTCTTAATTCATGATACTTTTTCTTGTCTTCCTCGGTCATATAGGACCATAATTTACTCATTATCTCACCTCTTAGAAATAGTATTATTCCTATCAATGAGTATTCAATAGGTATATTTATTATTACATATTTTAACTATAAAAAAAACAACAAAAGGCTAAGCCCTTTGCTGCTTCTTTATGATTTGTCTCCCGGTAAACTTTATAGGTGCAGTTTTAATAGTTGCTACCCTACGTTCGGCTCTATTTAAAATGCTGTGTATTTCATTAGCAATTGCTTTAACTTCTCTCTGAGAATTAGAATTAATTAGTTCTATTTTTAGTTCATTAATAAGCTGCTTCTCCTGTTTCGTTAAACCAAACATACATTATTCCTCCTAGTATGTAGTACTTCCCATAAAGGGGAATGAGCTGATAATTATTGACCTAAGCGATCATTTAATTTGTTCAGCTCATCTGTTTTCGTTCTCTCAGTACTTAATTCTCTGTACAATAATACATTCTCTGCAGCCATACCAGCCATCACAGCTATTCCAAGTAACTCGCGAATATCACTTGGGTTAAACAAATAATGGGTAGCAAAAACTGCCGCCAATGCACTAATTAGAATATCTGCAAAAAATCCTAATTGAATACTTTTTGGGCGCTTAATTTTTCTTGGGAAGATCAAACTTTTATCGTGTCTAATTAAATGTGCAACTAAACCCGTAACCCCACCTGCTAAAATAGCAATTAGTACTGTTTGTAACATACTCTCACTCCCTTTCAGTAAAATAAAAAAGACCTCTGGGACGACGAATGAAAAATACACGCAAAGCGTGTATCTTTAAAACGACGACCCAAAGGTCACTAAGCCTAATAGATATACCGCGAACCATAAAGGTTGCAAAAAAAGAAAAAAGAAAAAATGTTATGTAACTATTATATCAAGTATTTTATCAGGTTGCTATTACAGTTTTGTTAGATATTTTACTTGAAGTACAAGGAATACGGTAAGAATCACCTATTTACTCTGCATATTCTTAATCAACTGTGACAATGTACCGTCTGGCACTGTTGGCCCAGAATCACCTTTTAACAGCCCTGTGTCTGCTCTACTAAATAAAGACTGTAAAATAATAGTACGATCAGCTTCCGATACCCCTTTCTCTTGGATAAGAGAAAGATATACATAAGTTAGTTGGAACCTTTCTTTTGCATCCCTTGATAGATGATATGCGCTTGTAGAAAGCAACACAAATAATCGAATTAAGTAGATGGCTATGGAAGATACCACCGCAAAAATAACCATTGCTTTAATCGAATTTAATGTATATGTACCGTTAGGAAACAGAATTGACGGAGTAAAATATAACATAAATATGACCACAATAGAAAAAATAAAAGATATACCAAGCGCCCACTTCCTCCAACGGTCTCCTCGGTTGTTATAAAAGTTATGTAAGTCATTCCAATATGTTGCAGGACCTTCTAATCTTAATTTCTCTCGATAAAGTTGCTCCATTTGTTCTAACTCTTTATTTTTATCTGCAACTAGTTTGTTTAATTCTTCTTGTTTTTTTTGAAAAAAATCTTCTGAAGTGACTACCAACTCATCTTTCCAAGAATTCAGCTCCATCTTTAAAGTTGAGAATAATTCTTCGACTTCGTTCTGTTTATCTTTATAAGCTCCATAAAGTTCATCACGGTCATTAGAAAAGGTTTCTTTTAGTTGCAATAGCGCTTGTTTAGGGGCATGAAGTTTTCTTTTTAATGCATTATTTTGTTCCTCGTAGATAAAACTTTGAAGCACCCCATTAAAATATTCTTTGCTGTTTAAATTTTTGTGGCCATTTCTTATTAAGAAATAATCAATAACCGCTTCTGCTTGATCAGGACTAATATGATATCGCTCTATTATAAAATTAGCTAAATCTGTTTCTTTGTAAATATTGTACCAATTCCTCTGGAGTGATAAATTAATTGCTGAATTAAGGGAGATTGTCGCATTATGATGATTATTATTCTGTGAATTAATAGCAGTATCAAGATGCTTTTTCACTCCTGTGAAATGGGAGTGGATCTTTTGACAATTGGCTCCCGTTTTCAATTCACTCCAAAAATCCACCTGTTCGCTTATAAATTGATAAAAATATTGAAAGTCTCCTTTAAAATCTTTTTTGATATCTTCTGGATAGAGTGTCAAGATTACGTTTTTACTTTTAAATTGTTCTAATAATGTTCCTTCAAGTGTAGCAGTCATATAGATTGCTCCTTTAAGTTTTATTTAATCAGTCAATATTAAGGAATTACTATACTTCTATGGTAACAAATACCAAGTGAACAAGGAAATACATTTTTATATAAAGTTAGGTGCAAAGCTTAGTGAGAAAATAAAAGCTCTATAAAAAGAGGCCAAAAGTAAAAGGAAATCTAAAAAAACGTCCTAATTCTGGACGTTTTATATTTCTTTCTTATTTATTATTTTTTTAATTTCACTATTGAAAAATCCCCTATCTGTTCTGTTTTCTGCATTCATCATCGCTTCCTGCAGCCTAATTATTCTAGTTCTTTCTTCTGCGTTTAGCTTATGATATATATAATTACTCATTCGTTTTTCCTTCCATACCAAAGTCAGGTCCAGGTGCAATCATTTTAGCACCAGGATAGCTGAATATACCATCGCCTGTTTTAATAATATTGTTCTCTTTCGGCCCGCAGCCTGCTGTTAATAAAGTAGCTATTAAAATAATGAATAATAACCTTTTCATTTTTACTCAACTCCCAAATCTAAGTTAATCTTAGATATTTTTGCGATGTATTCCAAGCAGTCTATAACAGGATATCTAACTAGTTTTTCATCCTGATTAAATGTAATACCCACTTCTTTCAGCCTTTCTATAAGGGCGGTTATCGATATTTGCTTTCTTGCCACCTGATTGAAATGATATAATACTACTTTTTTCCAAACTTTTTGAGAACCATTAATATATCCCTCCCCTACATAGGTATGATTTATAATTCGCTCTATTTTTTCATTTTTTTTATCATTTTCCATCCGTTTTTCCAATGTTATCAATACCGGTTCCCTCCTTAACGTAAAAAACGCCCAGCACAAAAACGAAACAAGTTCGAATGTACTGGGCGATTCCCATAGAAATATTTATTTATGAATATATTATACCATTATTAAACTAATAATGGATTTTTTTCATGTATTTTTGCTAACGCAGCGTCTAATATTGTTGCCTCAATTATAGGATGATACATACCTTTAATTGACTGGAATACACTATTCTTCCCATGCTTTATACATAGATCCACTAAGCTCCAAGTAGAGCTTACTTTCTTTAGTGTTACTTTTGAAAGGTATTCTTCTCTTCCTTCATCTGCAATCAAGATACCTCTTATAACTAGAACATCAATAGAAGTTTTTTCTTCAGTTACTAACTCTGCATTAATAAACATAATCACCGCTCCCCTGTCTTAGTATTAATACAGGTTATGCAGCACAATATTGTTTTATTCAGGGTTATTTCACCAAAAGTCATTAGGATCAATATATCTATCATGTTTTTTTAGAACCTTGATAATCATTTTTGCAGTTTGTATGGTAGGTACTCTCTCTTTATCGTTTGCAAGCTGGCTTATTAAGCCTTCACTAACTTTTGCACATTCTGCTAACCACACTTGTTTTATACCATGCTCTTCTAGGTATCTGCCAAAAGGAGTCTTTCTTTTTCTCTTTTTCGTCCTTACTCCTGTCATAATTCACCCTCCCAAAAGTCGAATTAATAAGAAGTATGGTCTATTTTATGTTTATTTAAACGTTTCTTTAAGCTCTTTAAATATTTAAAGAAATCTTTAATGAATGGCGACATTTCGACACTTAATTTTCAGCTAGATTACAAGGTTTCGATTTGGTATCTATGATTCTATTACTCAATTAGACAAAATACATATAGGACTTTCGGCTTCATAATTTCGTGTTTTTCAGCATACCTTGCTATCACTTGGAAACAACAAGAAAAAGCCCCATTGTATCCAAGTGATAGCATGGGACTTTCCAATTTTTTTTAAAGATTATTTAATTTTAAAAATTCATATGTGTTAGCGGTATAATGGTCATGATTTGAGCCTTATAATACATTTGTTGATAGTTATTTACTTTTAGAATGATAGTGTACTCATCAAAATTGGTTAGTTGACCTTTTATTATTTTTCCACTCTTTAATGTAAGGGAAATGGGTATCTTTCTTTTACGAATTTCATTCAGAAAAGCGCTTTGAATGTCAATCTTTCTCATACTTGGGACTCCTAGCAACAAAATTTATTACTTACTTTCTCACTCTTACTCTTAGCCCATTTATTGATAGTTCTCTACCTAAGGCCGTAGCATAATAATCTTCTCCATTATGTTCAATTGATGTATAAACCCAATATTCTTCATTATAAGAAGGATTAAAATATAATATTTCACATGGATATCCACTGGAGAATTCGAGTCCAGAAGGTAATTCGTAGCGATCTCGTATATTTTTTGTTAAGAGCCCTTCATCTATAACAGGCTTCTTAAGATACTCTAAACGATAATATACATCCTCTAACTTATCAAACATGCTACGATATTCAGATTGGAGAAACTCTGAGTCTAAATCATTAGAATCAGATTCTATATTCTCTGCATCATCTCCTAATTTATAAAGTAGCTTTTGTATTCCTCCTTGCAAGATATTAAATTCTTTTGTTTCTTCTTCGAGCGTAATTTTCATGGAACTCTTATTGAAATAAGTCATAGTCAATCCCCTTTAACTATCAATTTTATGAATTAAGTCATTATGATAAAATATCCCCTGGTATCCGCCAAAATCAACCGTATAACAAATTTTTAACCCAAGATGAATTGAAATTATTCTCCCAGTCTTATTAGCAAAATCTCTTAGATAATAATAATCTTCTAATTGGGTATTTTCTAGGGCAGCAGAAGGCAATTTTACTTTTACTAGTGCATTTACCTTATAATTCTCTGTAATCTGTACTTTTTCCTCTTCCAATTCTACAAATTCAAAGATTGTTAACTGATTCACAACTAAATATCGCCTTTTTCTTCGGTGTCTTCATTCAAATTCCAAGCTGTGTTAAAAGCTTCTATGGATAATTGTTCCATAGACTTATTCTCTTTTTTTGCTCTTTTTCGAATATACTCTTTTAATTGACTTGGAACAGTAATAATCAAGGTCTCAAGATCACTATCAATATAAAAACCATCCTGCTGGATTAGTATTTTTCCCTCTAGTAGGTGTTTTTGGAACAAGTCTAATAACTGTTTATCTTTTGATTTAATTAGGACCGGCTTAACTTCCATTTCAATATACTGAGCATCTATGTTATATCTAATATTCTGTGGGCCCGTAGCAATATATACTAATTCTATGGCTGCATAAACATCACTCTTTATACTGTGTGGCCTGGGGAATTTAAACTTAACATATCCTCTTTTTGTGTTATATTCTTTGTTGTCTATAATCTGATATGGCTCAAACCCTCGACTAGTACCAACCTCCAACGAATACTCTTCACCGTTTTCGGTTATTATTTTTCCGGTACTACCTTTGATAGTCATAAGTCTGGCATGTTCATGAGTATATTTGTTAACAAACAATTGAAAAAGCAACAAACCTTTATCCTTTATGTAAAAGTCTTTTCTATCAACTTTTTGGTCCGCAACTACATGATGCTCGCGTTGCCACC
This window contains:
- a CDS encoding phosphoadenosine phosphosulfate reductase domain-containing protein — translated: MTTNLIKYAEELAIPLPREMPDFEQYNHIHCCMSGGKDSIALVLLLIYGYKVPANRLKLIHFRVDGHPNQPAYFDYEETDHYLEYCSKKLGVKLTIIASDTGLKQRIEERGKWPSPSTLYCSSYQKRDTYAKWVRSLGPGNYLCLSGERSNESSRRAKILATQNFKVYKAANAPTKKRFVDWYRPIHHLSTDEVWKLMKLADIEPHPCYTKYNVSRCSCKFCIFLSPTEMNNIAKAFPSEFEELVEMEKRLGHTMKFVKGKSVPLKEFINRDKSQNQLALDFDLPCKW
- a CDS encoding DUF4257 domain-containing protein; protein product: MLQTVLIAILAGGVTGLVAHLIRHDKSLIFPRKIKRPKSIQLGFFADILISALAAVFATHYLFNPSDIRELLGIAVMAGMAAENVLLYRELSTERTKTDELNKLNDRLGQ
- a CDS encoding DUF3006 domain-containing protein, whose translation is MLGYIDRIEDNKHAVIIVETESKQFVVDADTLPTGVTEGKWIDFKLNQYGEVSEITLNKSKQNKMTTEVNNVMNQLRSKKKESKFKRK
- a CDS encoding DUF6161 domain-containing protein is translated as MTATLEGTLLEQFKSKNVILTLYPEDIKKDFKGDFQYFYQFISEQVDFWSELKTGANCQKIHSHFTGVKKHLDTAINSQNNNHHNATISLNSAINLSLQRNWYNIYKETDLANFIIERYHISPDQAEAVIDYFLIRNGHKNLNSKEYFNGVLQSFIYEEQNNALKRKLHAPKQALLQLKETFSNDRDELYGAYKDKQNEVEELFSTLKMELNSWKDELVVTSEDFFQKKQEELNKLVADKNKELEQMEQLYREKLRLEGPATYWNDLHNFYNNRGDRWRKWALGISFIFSIVVIFMLYFTPSILFPNGTYTLNSIKAMVIFAVVSSIAIYLIRLFVLLSTSAYHLSRDAKERFQLTYVYLSLIQEKGVSEADRTIILQSLFSRADTGLLKGDSGPTVPDGTLSQLIKNMQSK
- a CDS encoding helix-turn-helix domain-containing protein; this translates as MVDKKEEKNFLTTAEVAERLNVTPNTIYKYVREKKLVPLYDHKWRMRRTKVFAVEEVEKLEKKFMKPGLTTGEVADKLGIHITTINAYIHDNVLKAEKQLYRGREIYFIAPEEVERWQREHHVVADQKVDRKDFYIKDKGLLLFQLFVNKYTHEHARLMTIKGSTGKIITENGEEYSLEVGTSRGFEPYQIIDNKEYNTKRGYVKFKFPRPHSIKSDVYAAIELVYIATGPQNIRYNIDAQYIEMEVKPVLIKSKDKQLLDLFQKHLLEGKILIQQDGFYIDSDLETLIITVPSQLKEYIRKRAKKENKSMEQLSIEAFNTAWNLNEDTEEKGDI
- a CDS encoding MBL fold metallo-hydrolase, giving the protein MKVHLSKWFVAIFALFLITGCSSANINSSTSNASGSVEEVNGDQEEEKTEVSTDADGESESGEENSSMEEDETEEETTTEANPRDGPLEPLIVHYIDVGQANSVLFEYSNEGEQYYILYDTGDFNSNNVVNYLNTQNVSHLDIVIVSHPHADHIGQLDKILEKYEVSEVWMSGDTATSQVFQRAITAIDNSGADYHEPRSGEEYDIGPLELLVINPTNINGDLNNGSVSMKVTYGDIKFIFTGDSEAKREREMLNRGFDLSANILQLGHHGSETSTVQEFLKAVNPEVGIYSSGSGNQYNHPSESVISRVLDYGTEVYGTDVHGTIVVETDGSAYQIKTNKDGTIFPPSTGSGNTTETEEPKETSVEEPKEESPPLSSAGCVDINHASIEEVQEIIHIGPARAEDLIELRPYSSIEDLTKIKGIGPARIKDMQEQGLACVGE
- a CDS encoding RNA chaperone Hfq, with translation MRKIDIQSAFLNEIRKRKIPISLTLKSGKIIKGQLTNFDEYTIILKVNNYQQMYYKAQIMTIIPLTHMNF
- a CDS encoding aspartyl-phosphate phosphatase Spo0E family protein, translated to MFSKLEDKRLELLNTAKKYGMQNANTLKVSKELDELILLIQKEKSIQRGEEIYA
- a CDS encoding helix-turn-helix domain-containing protein — protein: MTGVRTKKRKRKTPFGRYLEEHGIKQVWLAECAKVSEGLISQLANDKERVPTIQTAKMIIKVLKKHDRYIDPNDFW
- a CDS encoding DUF5348 domain-containing protein, with amino-acid sequence MTYFNKSSMKITLEEETKEFNILQGGIQKLLYKLGDDAENIESDSNDLDSEFLQSEYRSMFDKLEDVYYRLEYLKKPVIDEGLLTKNIRDRYELPSGLEFSSGYPCEILYFNPSYNEEYWVYTSIEHNGEDYYATALGRELSINGLRVRVRK
- a CDS encoding DUF2187 family protein; protein product: MRKAKLGELVTFSRGDQEFNGRVSIINPNSVIVEISKEDARTLDYETNYTVVNHRRYRVKQQA